DNA from Pseudocitrobacter corydidari:
GTGATTGACCGCGACCAGGCAGGCTCGATGGAGCTTAAAAAACGTCAGGGTTATTTCTAAGGAGCCGCCATGAACAGTTCAATTGCACAACAAATTGCGGATGAAGGCGGCGTTGAAGCGTATCTGCACGCCCAGCAACATAAAAGCCTGCTGCGTTTCCTGACCTGCGGCAGCGTGGATGACGGCAAAAGTACGCTGATTGGCCGTTTGCTGCACGATACCCGTCAGATTTATGAAGATCAGCTCTCTTCGCTGCACAATGACAGTAAACGCCACGGTACGCAGGGTGAACGTTTGGATCTGGCGCTGCTGGTGGATGGCTTACAGGCCGAGCGTGAGCAGGGCATCACCATTGATGTGGCGTATCGCTATTTCTCAACCGAGAAACGCAAATTTATCATCGCTGACACCCCAGGGCACGAGCAGTACACCCGTAATATGGCGACCGGCGCATCCACCTGCGACCTGGCGATCCTGCTGATCGACGCACGTAAAGGCGTGCTCGATCAAACCCGCCGCCACAGTTTTATCTCCACGCTGCTGGGGATCAAACACCTGATCGTCGCGGTGAACAAAATGGATCTGGTTGAATTCAGCGAAGAGAAGTTTGAGCAGATCCGTCAGGACTATCTGACCTTTGCCGAACAGTTGCCTGGCAACCTTGATATTCGCTTCGTACCGCTATCGGCACTGGAAGGGGATAACGTTGCCACCCAGAGCGATAAAATGCCGTGGTACAGCGGCCCGACGCTGCTGGAAGTGCTGGAAACCGTGCAGATTCAACGCGTGGTCGACACGCAGCCGATGCGCTTCCCGGTACAGTACGTGAATCGCCCGAACCTCGATTTTCGTGGGTTCTCCGGCACGCTGGCTTCCGGGCATGTCAGCGTGGGGCAACGCATTAAAGTGCTGCCGTCAGGCGTGGAATCTTCCATTGCGCGCATCGTTACTTTCGATGGCGACTTGCAGGAAGCCTTTGCCGGCGAAGCTGTGACGCTGGTGCTGAAAGATGAAATCGACATCAGCCGTGGCGACCTGCTGCTGGATGCCAGCGAAACGCTGCCTGCCGTTCAAAGCGCATCTGTGGATGTGGTGTGGATGGCGGAACAGCCGCTGACGGCGGGTCAGAGCTATGACATCAAAATCGCAGGCAAGAAAACCCGCGCCCGCGTGGACGGTATTCAGTATCAGGTGGATATCAATAACCTGACGCAGCGAGACGTTGATAACCTGCCGCTGAACGGCATCGGTCTGGTGGATCTGACCTTTGATGAACCGCTGGTGCTGGATAAATACCAGCAAAACCCGGTTACCGGCGGCCTGATCTTTATCGACCGTCTGACCAACGTCACGGTGGGCGCAGGCATGGTACGCGAACCGAATACCACTTCCACGGCAGTGGCATCGGAATTCAGCGCGTTTGAGCTGGAACTGAATGCGCTGGTGCGTAAACACTTCCCACACTGGGGCGCGCGTGACCTGCTGGGAGGCAAGTGATGGCGGTGCATGACGAAAACGTCGTCTGGCACGCCCATCCGGTCACTGCGCAACAGCGTGAGCAACTCCACGGTCACCGTGGGGTTGTGCTGTGGTTTACCGGGCTTTCGGGCTCGGGAAAATCGACCGTTGCCGGGGCGCTGGAAGAGGCGCTGCATAAGCTTGGCGTCAGCACTTATCTGCTGGATGGCGATAACGTGCGTCACGGTTTGTGCAGCGATCTCGGCTTTAGTGATGACGATCGCAAAGAGAATATCCGTCGGGTGGGTGAAGTGGCTAACCTGATGGTGGATGCCGGGCTGGTGGTTTTAACGGCATTTATCTCTCCGCATCGTGCTGAGCGCCAGATGGTGCGTGAGCGAGTGGGGGAAGGGCGCTTTATCGAGGTGTTCGTCGATACGCCGCTCGATACCTGCGAGGCCCGCGATCCCAAAGGCTTATACAAGAAAGCGCGTGCCGGTGAACTGCGCAATTTCACCGGTATTGATTCAGTCTATGAATCCCCTGAACGTCCTGAAATCCACCTCGATGGTGAACAATTGGTAACAAATTTAGTGGACCAAATGTTAGACCTGCTGAGACAGGACGATATCATCAGATCCTGAGAGAGTGCCGGGCGTATCGTTGCCCGGCCTGACAGGATTAACTATGCGCAATACTCAAAACATCAGCCTGACGCGTTCAGAGTCCATACCCCCGCCCGATGACGAAACCACCTGGTCTTTGTCAGGCGCAACCGTGGGTTTCGTTGCCTGGCTGATTGCATTGGGTATTCCCTACCTTTGGTATGGCAATAACACCCTGTTTTTCTTCCTCTATACCTGGCCCTTCTTCCTTGCGCTGATGCCCGTTGCCGTGGTGATTGGCGTGGCAATCCACTCGCTGGTGAACAGCAAATTGCGCTACAGTATTATCGCAACGTTGCTTACCGTCGCCGCGTTGTGCGGTCTATTATTTCTATGGTTGATGGGTTAAGCCTGACGTTTTTTGTGAAAATCCGCACAATCGCCCGACAACGAGACATAAGTATCGGCAGGCAAAATGTGATACATTGCCCGCGTGACGCGGTATCGTCCGCAGCCGGCGTAGAGTACGACGGCAAGTTTTGGGATGATGATGCCGTTTTTCAGGGGGCAGGATGGGTAAATTAACGCTGCTATTACTGGCTTTGCTGGTGTGGTTGCAGTATTCACTGTGGTTCGGCAAAAATGGTCTGCATGACTTTAGCCGGGTCCGTGATGACGTGTCAGTACAAGAGGCGACCAACGCCAAATTAAAAGCGCGCAACGATCAGCTTTTCGCCGAAATTGATGACCTTAACGGCGGCCAGGAAGCTATCGAAGAACGCGCACGCAATGAACTCAGCATGACGAAACCGGGTGAAACCTTCTACCGCCTGGTGCCGGATGCGTCGAAACGCAATCAGAGTTCAGGGCAAACAAACCGATAAACAGAATAAGCCCAGGATT
Protein-coding regions in this window:
- a CDS encoding DUF3561 family protein; translation: MRNTQNISLTRSESIPPPDDETTWSLSGATVGFVAWLIALGIPYLWYGNNTLFFFLYTWPFFLALMPVAVVIGVAIHSLVNSKLRYSIIATLLTVAALCGLLFLWLMG
- the cysC gene encoding adenylyl-sulfate kinase yields the protein MAVHDENVVWHAHPVTAQQREQLHGHRGVVLWFTGLSGSGKSTVAGALEEALHKLGVSTYLLDGDNVRHGLCSDLGFSDDDRKENIRRVGEVANLMVDAGLVVLTAFISPHRAERQMVRERVGEGRFIEVFVDTPLDTCEARDPKGLYKKARAGELRNFTGIDSVYESPERPEIHLDGEQLVTNLVDQMLDLLRQDDIIRS
- the ftsB gene encoding cell division protein FtsB yields the protein MGKLTLLLLALLVWLQYSLWFGKNGLHDFSRVRDDVSVQEATNAKLKARNDQLFAEIDDLNGGQEAIEERARNELSMTKPGETFYRLVPDASKRNQSSGQTNR
- the cysN gene encoding sulfate adenylyltransferase subunit CysN — protein: MNSSIAQQIADEGGVEAYLHAQQHKSLLRFLTCGSVDDGKSTLIGRLLHDTRQIYEDQLSSLHNDSKRHGTQGERLDLALLVDGLQAEREQGITIDVAYRYFSTEKRKFIIADTPGHEQYTRNMATGASTCDLAILLIDARKGVLDQTRRHSFISTLLGIKHLIVAVNKMDLVEFSEEKFEQIRQDYLTFAEQLPGNLDIRFVPLSALEGDNVATQSDKMPWYSGPTLLEVLETVQIQRVVDTQPMRFPVQYVNRPNLDFRGFSGTLASGHVSVGQRIKVLPSGVESSIARIVTFDGDLQEAFAGEAVTLVLKDEIDISRGDLLLDASETLPAVQSASVDVVWMAEQPLTAGQSYDIKIAGKKTRARVDGIQYQVDINNLTQRDVDNLPLNGIGLVDLTFDEPLVLDKYQQNPVTGGLIFIDRLTNVTVGAGMVREPNTTSTAVASEFSAFELELNALVRKHFPHWGARDLLGGK